In Deltaproteobacteria bacterium, the genomic stretch TGGACGTCGGCAACCCCGGCGCCACGCGCCTCGATTCCATCGAGGGCTACGGCGACACGGCGACCTTCAATCGTGACTTCACCGTCCCCTACGATCAGCTCACCACGCTGATCGAAGCCGAGATCGCCAAGGTCGCCAAGCCCCTCGACGGCAAGATCGTGCTGACCGACCCGGTCGCCGATGTCACCTACAAGATCAAGTTCAAGCCCAAGTTCAAGTTCACCAAGAAGAACCAGCCCAAGTTCACGCAGGTCGGTCCTTCGAGCGATGCGACCTTCGACGTCTCGCTCGACACCGCGGCGCGGCTGGACGTGCACATCGACGTGCACGCCGAGACCTGGAGTGACTCCGCCGACGTGCCGGTCGACGTGTTCGTGACGGTCGCGGCCAAGGCCAAGGTGCGCGTGAAGCTGTGGCCCAAGATCGAGGCGGAGGATGTCGACGTCGAGTTCTCGCTGTCGGACTCGAACATCGATCTCGAGCTCAATGGCACCGCGGTGAAGCTCGGCGCCAAGTGGGGCACGGTGCTCGGGGTCTCGCCGGTCGGCATCTTCGCCGGCGGTATCCTGCTGGGCCCACTGGCGGCGATCCTCGCCAACGAGGCCGCCGACATCGTCGAGGACAAGCTCAAGTCCGAGGCCAAGAAGCGGCTCGCCGCGGCGCTCGACAAGTTCAGCGGTGAGGTCGAGAGCCGCGTGCGCGACGAGATCGACCCCAAGATCGCGCAGGCCAACGCGGTGAAGGACAAGGCCTTGAACACGCCGGTCGAGGGCACCGGCAAGACCCTGTCGCAGCTCGTCGCCGACCTCGGCGCGAGCTTCGAGGTCCACGTCGCGACGCCGGGCGATGCACTCGCCGCATCGGCCGTGTTGCGCATGTCGGGCGCGGCGGCGGGCGGCACGTTGCGCGGCAAGGTCCGCGTGCCGACGCAGGCGTGCCAGTACGTCACCGGCAACGGCTGGCTGAAGGGCGCCAAGATCCCCGTGGGCATGACGCCGGCGAACGAGGACCTCGCCAAGAAGCTCGGTCAGTCGTGCAGCGCGGTGTTCGACGCGACGAGCATTGCTCGTCAGCTCTACCTGGGCGGCAATCCCCGCCGCGTGCTGGGCACGGAGGCCGAGAACCGCGCGTCGTGGAAGACCGGCGGCACCCTCGACTTCACCGGAAAGCTGTCGAAGACCGACGACTACTACGAGTGCGCCTTCGAGGTCACCGGCCTACCCAAGGCCTCGATCCTCGACATCGAGAGCGCTGCCGCCCTCGATGCGCGACTGAACGAGGAGACCTATGACGAGCGGCTGCTCGTGCTCTCGGCGGGCGGTGCGACCGCGGTGTTCGATCGGTTCATCGATCCGGTGCCCGGCGCGAGCACCAACGGCGTCGTGCTCGGCGGACCGGGTCAGTGCCACGGTCACGGCGGCGGCGGCAAGGCGCTCACGCCGAGTCAGGCCAAGGAGCTGCTCGACAAGTTCGATCCCGAGAAGTGCCCCAGCTGCGGCATTCGACAGCAACGCGGCACCAACATCTACGAGGTCGTCGACATGGCGAAGTTCGAGGCCGCCGCAGGGGTCCCCTCGCTCAAGACCGCGGTCGGTCGATTGCCGAGCGTGAACGCGGGCGCCGCCCGGGGCGTGCGGTAGTCGACGCCCGGGCGGCTCGCGCACGCGTCAGGCGGCGGTGCGACGACGGCGGGCGATCGCAGCGATCGCGAACAGGCCGAGCAGGCCGGTCGGCGCCGCCGCACGGTCGAACGAGCACGACAGCTGCGGTGAGTCGTCGTTGGAGTTTCCGCCGCTGTCGTCCGACGAAGGCGCCGCATCGTCGTCGCACTCGAGCGTGCCCGGGTCGCTGTCGTCGGGCGAGCACGTGCCGGCGCGGCCGTCGGCTCGGGTGCAGGCGTCGCCTTCCTCGTGATCCACGCATGCCGCCTGGTCGCCCTGCGCGTTGCCGCCGCTGCCGGACGGTGCGTTCTGACCGTCCTCGCACTCGAGCACCGACGGGTCGCTGCTGTCCGGCACGCAGGTGCCGCTCGAGCCGTCCTCGCGCACGCACGCGTCGCCCTCGCCCAGCTCGGCACAGGCGCCGGCGCTGCCACCACCGTCGCCGCCGCTGCTGCTCGAGCTGCTCGAGCTGCCGCCGACGCCGTCCTCACAGTCGAGCGCGGTGGGGTCGCTGACATCGGGCACGCAGCTCCCCGCCGAGCCGTCCTCACGGGTGCAGGCATCGCCGAGCATCAGGCCGTCACACGCCGGGTCGCCGCCGCCACCGGTGCCGCCGGTGCCACCGGCCGGCTCATCGTCGCACGTGAGCACGGAGGGATCGCTCGCGTCGGGGACGCAGGTCGCGACGTCGCCGTTCTGGCGGACGCAGGCATCACCCTCTTGGGCGTCGGCACAGGCGGCGCGATCGAAGTCGTTTGCGTGGGCCTCGCGAGCGAAGCTGAGTACGGTGGAGCCAAGGGCGATGAGCATCAACGTGCGTTGCATGACAGCCCCGTAGTCACCGCTGCCGAGCAAGCATTACAAATCCGCGCTCGACGCCGAATCGCGTCGTCGTCGCGCAGAGAATGCGTCGCCGCGCGCGTTTCACGGGCACGTGATCGGTCGCGGCCGCTGCAGCCGCACGCGCGGCGTGGCGTCGCGGTGGTACGCGTCGGGGGCGAGCTCGCGGTTTCCCATCGCGCCCAGCACGGTGACCATCTCGTCGCGGATCGGTGGCCCGTCCTCGAGCGAGACCGCATCGGTGTGGCGCTTGGCGGCGCCGAAGAAGCCGTCCCCACCGGTCGCGAGGAAGTCGGTCGTCAGCACGCGCAGCTTCGCGTCATCGCGGACACGGCGGCCGTCGCTGCGCGTCAGCGTCACCCGCAGGCGCGGGCCGTCGCAGCGGACATCCGCGCGCAGTCCCCCGAGCGAGAAGAACGATCCGTCGTGGCGCGCGACGATGCCCAGCGCCTCGGCGAGCTCGGCACCGGTCATCGCGACGGTCGCGAAGCGGTTGTCGAACGGGAACGACTCGTAGAGCGCGCCGTAGTGCAGCGGCCCGGCGGGCAGCGGCGCCCGCAGGCCGCCGCCGTTGACGATCGCGACGTCGTGGCCGGGTCGCGCGGCGAGCATGAGGTCGGTGAAGAGGTTGCCCAGCGCGCACTCGGCACTGCGCTGCGCGACGAAGCCGTCGGTGAGTCGCGGCCCCAGCTCGCGCGCACGCAGGGCCTCGGCCGCCGTCATCGCGGGGGCGATCGCCTGCGCGACGCGGGGATCGGGCGCGACCTCGCGGCCTTCGTAGGGCGCGGGCTCGCAGGCCGCCGGGCCCTCGCCGCCGCGACAGATGCGTTGCGGCGGATGGATGGTGACCGATTCGACGCGACCCGCATCGACCACGAGATCGACGCGACCGAAGGCACTGCCGTTGGCGTACGACTCGATGATCGCGATGCCGTTCACGCGATGGGCCATGGCCTGATGGGTGTGGCCCGCGACGATCACGTCGACCAGGCCCGGCGCCAGCGCGTCGGCCACGTGCATGATCTCCTCGTCGCGCTCGCAGCTCGCGAGCGCCGCGGCGTCCTCGAACGCGGTGCACTTGCCACCGGCGTGGGCGGCCACCACGACCACCGCGGCACCGCGGCCGCGAAGGGCGGTTGCCTCGCGGGCGATCGCGTCGGCCAGCGGCGTGAAGCGCAGGTCGGCGACGTTGGCCGCCAAGGTCGTGTGCGGCGTGGACTCGGTGGTCGCACCGATCACGCCGATGCGCACGCCCGCGCGCTCGAGCAGGGTCGACGGCAGGCCGAGCGGCGCAGGCCCGCCGTCGACGGTGGTGATGTTGGCCGAGAGGAACGCGAACCCTGCCTCTTCGATGCGCGCGCGCAGGGCCCCGCGTGGGTCGTCCTGTGCGGTCTTGGCGGTGGCGGCCGGGCCCACCGGGCCGTAGTCGAACTCATGGTTGCCGATCGCGACCGCGTCGTAGCCGAGCGCGCGGTAGGCCGCGACCACCGGCGCACCCTCCTCGAGGTTCGAGGCGATCGTGCCCTGGAACATGTCGCCGCCGTCGAGCACCACCACCGCGCCATCGTCGGCCCGTGCATGTCGGAGGTTCGCGAGGTAGCCGCCCAGCCATGGCAGCGCTTCGATGTGGCCGTGCAGATCGTTGGTGCCGACGATCGACAGCGTGATCGGAGTCGGCGCGGGTGCGGGCGCAACCGGCGTCGGGTGCTCGGGCTCGGCCGGGGCCGACGGGCGCTCGCAGGCGCAGAGCCACAGGACCACGCCGGCCGCGAGCTGCACTCGGTTCATGGCCCGCGGACGATAGCGCGATTCACCACGGACCGGCGCCGCCGTCGACCCCATTGACCGTCGCGTCCCACGGGCGTTCCCTGACGGGCACGCA encodes the following:
- a CDS encoding 5'-nucleotidase C-terminal domain-containing protein, whose product is MNRVQLAAGVVLWLCACERPSAPAEPEHPTPVAPAPAPTPITLSIVGTNDLHGHIEALPWLGGYLANLRHARADDGAVVVLDGGDMFQGTIASNLEEGAPVVAAYRALGYDAVAIGNHEFDYGPVGPAATAKTAQDDPRGALRARIEEAGFAFLSANITTVDGGPAPLGLPSTLLERAGVRIGVIGATTESTPHTTLAANVADLRFTPLADAIAREATALRGRGAAVVVVAAHAGGKCTAFEDAAALASCERDEEIMHVADALAPGLVDVIVAGHTHQAMAHRVNGIAIIESYANGSAFGRVDLVVDAGRVESVTIHPPQRICRGGEGPAACEPAPYEGREVAPDPRVAQAIAPAMTAAEALRARELGPRLTDGFVAQRSAECALGNLFTDLMLAARPGHDVAIVNGGGLRAPLPAGPLHYGALYESFPFDNRFATVAMTGAELAEALGIVARHDGSFFSLGGLRADVRCDGPRLRVTLTRSDGRRVRDDAKLRVLTTDFLATGGDGFFGAAKRHTDAVSLEDGPPIRDEMVTVLGAMGNRELAPDAYHRDATPRVRLQRPRPITCP